A window from Melopsittacus undulatus isolate bMelUnd1 chromosome Z, bMelUnd1.mat.Z, whole genome shotgun sequence encodes these proteins:
- the LOC101872383 gene encoding LOW QUALITY PROTEIN: tetraspanin-3-like (The sequence of the model RefSeq protein was modified relative to this genomic sequence to represent the inferred CDS: substituted 1 base at 1 genomic stop codon) yields the protein MQPSFFWRSEESWVRSFAKLVLGFLAFLFWGIAVALAFGGVYAIEMHKNYGYLFQESFLSLGWLAVATALILIPAGILAVSVSTRSSCYQQGALMYLLLVLFCLEMSSAVLAQFYSIRMASELKSTGGHLFYQYNGTYPQDPVSRAMDIEQRKMQCCGVQYCTDWLKATSASWHLPGRTACVPESCCKNYSNCGSDLGHLEQLFQEGCLKELEDELHFVMLYIFWCCTVLTVLGLLAAVSSGILMRHEPFYDIQILXSSTFS from the coding sequence ATGCAGCCTTCCTTTTTTTGGCGCTCTGAGGAATCCTGGGTCAGATCCTTTGCTAAATTGGTACTCGGTTTCTTAGCCTTCCTCTTCTGGGGCATTGCTGTAGCTCTGGCGTTTGGTGGAGTTTATGCGATAGAGATGCACAAGAACTATGGGTATTTATTTCAGGAGTCTTTCTTATCTCTTGGCTGGCTGGCTGTTGCAACGGCACTCATCTTGATACCTGCTGGAATTTTGGCTGTCTCTGTTTCTACTAGGAGCTCCTGTTATCAACAAGGGGCTCTCATGTACTTGCTGCTGGTCCTTTTTTGCCTGGAAATGTCTTCAGCAGTTCTGGCACAGTTCTACTCTATTAGGATGGCTTCTGAACTAAAGAGTACTGGGGGTCACCTCTTCTATCAGTACAATGGAACATACCCCCAGGATCCTGTCAGCAGGGCCATGGATATTGAACAGAGAAAGATGCAGTGTTGTGGGGTCCAGTATTGCACAGATTGGTTGAAGGCAACATCTGCCTCATGGCATCTTCCTGGGAGAACAGCTTGTGTCCCTGAAAGCTGCTGTAAGAACTATTCTAACTGTGGGAGTGACTTAGGCCATCTGGAGCAGCTTTTTCAGGAAGGCTGTCTAAAGGAGCTGGAAGATGAGTTGCATTTTGTTATGCTGTACATTTTTTGGTGCTGTACTGTACTAACTGTATTAGggctgctggctgctgtcagTAGTGGAATCCTAATGAGGCATGAGCCTTTCTATGACATCCAAATTCTGTAATCATCTACCTTTTCATAA